A genome region from Corynebacterium uberis includes the following:
- a CDS encoding mannitol dehydrogenase family protein, which yields MSSVHLSTASLPEIAQKGEVAVPAYDRAAVRAGIVHFGVGGFHRAHQARYLDELMNAGTALDFGIVGMGVMPSDARMRDALKAQDCLYTLVEKAPDGTVNPRVIGSIIDYVFAPDDPAAAVAVLADAAIRIVSLTVTEGGYNFDHVKGEFNLDQEHVAHDIAELKQGREDSLRTFFGLITAALMRRRAAGDTPFTVMSCDNIQGNGHVASAMFHAFAEAIDPQLAQWIRDEVPFPNSMVDRITPETTDADRADVADAYGYTDEWPVVCEDFTQWVLEDNFVAGRPEYEDAGVQVVQDVVPYELMKLRLLNASHQGLCYFGYLAGHRLVHDVVHDNLFADFLLAYMEQEATPSLRPVPGVDLDAYRRQLISRFGNEAVKDTVARLCAESSDRIPKWLLPVIRENIATGRPVELSAAIVASWARYDEGVDEQGEPITIVDALADRLHAAAQHNREDILAFVRDREIFGDLVDEPAFTQPYEATLRSLHEVGSIATLNTLLGRS from the coding sequence ATGAGTTCTGTTCACCTGTCCACTGCCTCCCTGCCGGAGATCGCCCAGAAGGGTGAGGTGGCCGTACCCGCTTATGATCGCGCTGCGGTACGCGCCGGGATCGTCCACTTTGGTGTTGGCGGTTTCCACCGCGCCCACCAGGCGCGGTACCTCGACGAGCTGATGAATGCCGGCACGGCGTTGGACTTTGGCATCGTGGGCATGGGGGTCATGCCGTCGGATGCGCGCATGCGCGACGCCCTCAAGGCCCAGGATTGCCTGTATACGCTGGTAGAAAAGGCCCCGGACGGTACCGTCAATCCGCGCGTGATCGGCTCGATCATTGATTACGTCTTCGCACCGGACGATCCGGCTGCTGCTGTTGCGGTGCTTGCCGACGCCGCGATCCGCATCGTCTCCCTCACCGTCACCGAGGGCGGCTACAACTTCGATCACGTCAAGGGCGAGTTCAACCTGGACCAGGAGCACGTGGCCCATGACATCGCGGAGCTCAAGCAGGGCCGCGAGGACTCCTTGCGCACCTTCTTTGGGCTGATCACCGCCGCTCTCATGCGCCGGCGCGCCGCCGGCGATACCCCGTTTACGGTGATGAGCTGCGACAACATTCAGGGCAATGGCCACGTTGCCAGCGCCATGTTCCACGCCTTCGCCGAGGCGATCGACCCGCAGCTGGCGCAGTGGATCCGCGACGAGGTCCCCTTCCCCAACTCCATGGTGGACCGCATCACCCCGGAGACCACCGACGCGGACCGCGCGGACGTGGCCGATGCTTACGGCTATACCGATGAGTGGCCGGTGGTCTGCGAAGACTTCACCCAGTGGGTGTTGGAGGACAACTTTGTGGCCGGCCGCCCCGAATACGAGGACGCCGGCGTCCAGGTTGTCCAGGACGTGGTGCCTTACGAGCTGATGAAGCTGCGCCTGCTCAACGCCTCCCACCAGGGGCTGTGCTACTTCGGCTACCTGGCCGGGCACCGCCTGGTCCACGACGTGGTGCACGATAATCTTTTTGCGGACTTCCTGCTGGCCTACATGGAACAGGAGGCCACTCCCTCGCTGCGCCCGGTGCCCGGGGTGGACCTGGACGCCTACCGCCGCCAGCTGATTTCCCGGTTTGGCAATGAGGCTGTCAAGGACACCGTGGCGCGCCTGTGCGCGGAGTCTTCGGACCGGATTCCCAAGTGGCTGCTGCCGGTGATCCGGGAGAACATCGCTACGGGTCGCCCCGTGGAGCTCTCGGCTGCCATCGTGGCCAGCTGGGCGCGCTATGACGAGGGCGTCGATGAGCAGGGAGAGCCGATCACCATCGTCGACGCCTTGGCTGACCGCCTCCACGCCGCCGCCCAGCACAATCGGGAGGACATCCTGGCGTTTGTTCGGGATCGGGAGATCTTCGGCGACTTGGTCGATGAGCCCGCGTTTACCCAGCCCTACGAGGCGACGCTGCGCAGCCTCCACGAGGTCGGCTCCATTGCCACCCTGAACACGCTGCTGGGCCGCAGCTAG
- a CDS encoding EamA family transporter: MAGSSSPSTAPPGALIWLAPGLMVISGLSNYAGAALAVGLFEQFPPWLAAWLRMGSAGLILTVVLRPALRDFWGRAGALAAVYGAVTLAMNTAFYEAIARLPMGTVVAIEFTGPIVVAAVGSRTLREWVAVVCAAGGVVALSGAQWSASASGVILALLAATMWGTYIVVGARISGDAATSTTSMAVGFTWAGIATLPLAIAGWPGQHPGDLDGMRILGVALGLGVLSAVIPYGLDQVILRMAGPAHFAVLLALLPLTAAVLGAVVLHQGLSAAEIGGIAAVVAAVVVRAGTRGQATVRRSAPPTAFDEVVGDADTPIQP; the protein is encoded by the coding sequence ATGGCTGGCTCTTCTTCTCCCTCCACCGCGCCGCCCGGCGCGCTGATCTGGTTGGCCCCCGGGCTGATGGTGATCTCCGGGCTGTCCAACTACGCCGGTGCCGCCCTGGCGGTGGGCCTTTTCGAACAGTTTCCGCCCTGGCTGGCGGCCTGGCTGCGCATGGGGTCAGCCGGGCTGATTCTCACGGTGGTCCTGAGGCCCGCCCTGCGGGATTTTTGGGGACGCGCCGGCGCCCTGGCCGCCGTCTATGGGGCAGTGACCCTGGCCATGAACACCGCCTTCTACGAGGCCATTGCCCGCCTGCCCATGGGCACCGTGGTGGCCATTGAGTTCACCGGGCCCATCGTGGTGGCCGCCGTGGGCTCGCGCACCCTGCGCGAATGGGTGGCCGTGGTGTGCGCCGCCGGGGGCGTTGTGGCCCTCAGCGGGGCGCAATGGTCCGCCAGCGCTAGCGGCGTGATCCTGGCGCTGCTCGCCGCCACCATGTGGGGTACCTACATCGTGGTGGGCGCGCGCATATCCGGGGATGCCGCCACCTCAACTACGTCCATGGCCGTGGGGTTTACGTGGGCGGGAATAGCTACGCTGCCGCTGGCTATTGCTGGTTGGCCGGGCCAGCACCCCGGGGACCTCGACGGCATGCGCATCCTGGGCGTGGCGCTCGGGCTTGGCGTCTTGTCCGCGGTCATTCCCTACGGCCTTGACCAGGTCATCCTGCGCATGGCAGGACCGGCGCACTTCGCGGTGTTGTTGGCGCTGCTGCCGCTGACGGCTGCGGTACTCGGGGCGGTGGTGTTGCACCAGGGGCTCAGCGCAGCAGAAATAGGAGGAATCGCGGCGGTGGTCGCCGCGGTGGTGGTGCGGGCCGGCACGCGCGGACAAGCGACCGTACGGCGCTCCGCGCCGCCCACAGCCTTCGACGAGGTTGTGGGCGATGCCGACACGCCGATTCAGCCCTAA
- the xylB gene encoding xylulokinase — MSLVLGIDSSTQSCKAVLVDASSGTVVTQARASHPDGTQVDPQAWVDALDEVCSGLIERADAVAVAGQQHGMVALDRDGAVVRPAMLWNDTSSAPQAQDIVAQLGGPQACAQEIGSVMVASFTGSKLAWLRDNEPDHAQATASVALPHDYLTWQLTGRDELTTDHGDASGTGYYSTTQRAFLPELAAQFVGHDIALPRIAEPAEVVGTTSGGVAVAAGTGDNAAAALGLGLRPGEVCVSIGTSGVASAAVAQPVHDGSGLVAGFCDATGGYLPLACTLNGARVLDFAARLLGVDHAGLSELALQSVPGAHGVTLLPYFDGERTPNRPDAQGVLNGLTTATSREDVARAAVEGVVHSLRDAVAALEAATGVETTRILLIGGAARAGALQQVAAEIFGVPVAVPAPAEYVALGAARQAAWALSGKDEPPVWARAQELVHEPDASAAEQVAAGRQRYDFLRDATGQWGRVPRG; from the coding sequence GTGAGCCTCGTTCTTGGTATTGATTCCTCCACCCAGTCGTGCAAGGCGGTGCTTGTCGACGCCTCCTCCGGCACCGTCGTCACGCAGGCTCGGGCAAGTCATCCGGACGGCACCCAGGTTGACCCGCAGGCCTGGGTCGATGCCCTGGATGAGGTGTGTTCCGGCCTGATCGAGCGTGCCGATGCCGTCGCCGTGGCCGGCCAGCAGCACGGCATGGTGGCCCTCGACCGGGACGGCGCGGTGGTGCGCCCGGCGATGCTGTGGAATGACACGTCCTCGGCCCCGCAGGCGCAGGACATCGTGGCGCAGCTGGGCGGCCCGCAGGCCTGCGCTCAGGAGATCGGCTCTGTCATGGTGGCTTCCTTTACCGGCAGCAAGCTGGCGTGGCTGCGCGACAATGAGCCGGACCACGCGCAGGCGACCGCGTCGGTTGCGCTGCCCCATGACTACCTGACCTGGCAGTTGACCGGGCGAGACGAGCTGACCACCGATCACGGCGATGCCTCCGGGACCGGCTATTACTCCACCACGCAGCGCGCCTTCCTGCCGGAGTTGGCGGCGCAGTTTGTGGGCCATGACATTGCGCTGCCGCGCATCGCTGAGCCCGCCGAGGTTGTGGGCACTACCAGTGGTGGCGTGGCGGTGGCTGCGGGCACCGGTGACAATGCGGCCGCCGCGCTGGGGTTGGGCTTGCGCCCCGGCGAGGTGTGCGTGTCCATTGGCACCTCGGGGGTGGCCAGCGCCGCCGTGGCGCAGCCGGTGCACGATGGCTCCGGCCTGGTGGCCGGCTTTTGTGATGCGACGGGCGGCTACCTGCCCCTGGCGTGCACGCTCAACGGGGCACGGGTGCTCGACTTTGCGGCGCGCCTGCTCGGCGTGGATCATGCGGGCCTGTCGGAGCTGGCGCTCCAGTCGGTTCCGGGGGCGCATGGGGTGACGCTGTTGCCCTATTTTGATGGGGAGCGCACCCCCAATCGCCCCGATGCACAAGGGGTGCTCAATGGGCTGACCACGGCGACCTCCCGCGAGGACGTGGCGCGCGCGGCGGTAGAAGGGGTGGTGCATTCGCTTCGCGACGCCGTCGCGGCACTAGAGGCAGCTACCGGCGTGGAGACCACGCGTATCCTGCTCATCGGTGGCGCCGCCCGGGCGGGGGCGTTGCAGCAGGTGGCCGCGGAGATCTTCGGCGTCCCGGTGGCGGTTCCGGCCCCAGCTGAATACGTGGCCCTGGGGGCGGCCCGGCAGGCCGCCTGGGCGCTGTCGGGCAAGGATGAGCCGCCGGTGTGGGCGCGGGCGCAGGAGCTGGTGCACGAACCGGATGCGTCCGCCGCCGAGCAGGTGGCAGCCGGCCGGCAGCGCTATGACTTCCTGCGTGACGCCACCGGTCAGTGGGGACGGGTGCCGCGCGGATAG
- a CDS encoding 3' terminal RNA ribose 2'-O-methyltransferase Hen1, which yields MFALVTLLSPSAQPSARDLGFLLHKHPDRVYERALRYGTARVFFPRADHTECTAAVWVDADPAALHAMARRRGATAELRGYLNDRAYAASSLLAVAVRACLHSAFMGTADAAHQALADSPLELRLTVVGVRAEEATIRELWEPLGWRVEVSGSRYASTVVLTGTALLRTALRQLYVLIPVLDGTKHYWVAQPEVDKVVEAAAGWLPAHPGAQRILAASLAHQPDLVAAARERLGIAPPPRREPHPSQQRLNAVVAQVLALRPRVVVDFGCGEGKLIRELVREPTIARIIGADASAPQLERAEKRLAQAHLGERQLRRVELVQAAAPYADERLAGADVMVAMEVIEHIDPSRLPEWEQLIFGQSSPEFVVLTTPNREFNATFSDLSPGQLRHGDHRFEFDRAGFAQWTRRVCAEFGYVVECSGIGQPHASFGPPTFLAVFSRTF from the coding sequence ATGTTCGCTCTTGTGACGTTGCTGAGTCCTTCCGCGCAGCCTTCCGCGCGGGACCTGGGATTCTTGTTACACAAGCATCCGGACCGGGTGTATGAGCGCGCGCTCAGGTATGGCACGGCGAGGGTGTTTTTCCCGCGGGCTGACCATACGGAGTGCACGGCCGCGGTGTGGGTAGATGCGGATCCGGCGGCGTTGCACGCGATGGCCCGCCGCCGCGGGGCCACGGCGGAGCTGAGAGGCTACCTCAATGATCGGGCGTATGCTGCGTCTTCCCTACTGGCGGTGGCCGTGCGGGCCTGCCTGCATTCGGCGTTTATGGGCACGGCCGACGCCGCCCACCAGGCGCTGGCGGATTCGCCGCTGGAGTTGCGCCTGACGGTGGTGGGGGTGCGCGCGGAGGAGGCCACCATCCGTGAGCTGTGGGAGCCGTTGGGGTGGCGGGTCGAGGTCAGCGGCTCGCGGTATGCCTCCACTGTGGTGCTCACGGGCACGGCCCTACTGCGGACGGCGCTGCGCCAGCTCTACGTCCTTATCCCCGTGCTCGACGGGACGAAGCACTATTGGGTTGCGCAGCCGGAGGTGGACAAGGTGGTTGAGGCGGCTGCCGGTTGGTTGCCGGCCCACCCGGGTGCGCAGCGGATTCTTGCTGCCTCGCTGGCCCACCAGCCGGACCTGGTTGCTGCGGCGCGCGAGCGCTTAGGCATCGCCCCGCCCCCGCGCCGTGAGCCGCATCCGAGCCAGCAGCGCCTTAACGCCGTGGTGGCCCAGGTCTTGGCGCTGCGGCCGCGGGTAGTGGTGGACTTTGGCTGCGGGGAGGGCAAATTGATCCGGGAGCTTGTGCGCGAGCCCACCATCGCGCGGATCATTGGTGCGGATGCGTCGGCCCCGCAGCTTGAGCGCGCTGAGAAGCGACTAGCCCAGGCCCATCTGGGCGAGCGCCAGCTGCGGCGGGTGGAGTTGGTGCAGGCCGCCGCGCCGTATGCGGATGAGCGCCTGGCGGGCGCGGATGTGATGGTGGCTATGGAGGTCATCGAGCACATTGATCCGAGTCGCCTCCCCGAGTGGGAGCAGCTCATTTTTGGGCAGTCCAGCCCCGAATTCGTGGTGCTGACTACCCCGAATCGGGAGTTTAATGCCACGTTTTCTGATCTTTCCCCGGGGCAGCTGCGCCACGGCGATCATCGTTTCGAGTTTGACCGTGCCGGGTTTGCTCAGTGGACCCGCCGGGTGTGCGCCGAGTTTGGTTACGTGGTGGAATGCAGCGGCATCGGTCAGCCGCATGCCAGCTTCGGGCCGCCGACGTTTTTGGCAGTGTTTTCGCGCACGTTTTAA
- a CDS encoding DeoR/GlpR family DNA-binding transcription regulator, whose translation MSSSARPIAEPQHSATPHGSPAAKDPATPHGPATPQDPTATSHAPATPPRRVAGPEARQAAIVARVGQEGAVRIDELAADLEVSAMTIHRDLDALAHRGLIERVRGGARAIGTQMTERDVAVRRLTNVALKADLAEVVLGLVHPGEVVALDDSTTVAAVGYRLARRDPGAVITHSLELIVELGRSHPDLTLIGLGGRYVPATDSFLGQSTCAQMRTLSADVSVVSTTSVRGGALYHPDEDAALTKRSCVALGQRKVLVFDSSKFDALGVHRVAALADFDDIVVDSQLSPAAAKMLQASGARIHLVAAQAPPEPTVAGPIVL comes from the coding sequence GTGTCTAGTTCTGCCCGCCCCATCGCTGAGCCGCAGCATTCGGCCACGCCGCACGGCTCTCCCGCAGCAAAAGACCCAGCCACACCGCACGGTCCAGCCACACCGCAAGACCCAACCGCGACGTCGCACGCCCCGGCCACCCCGCCGCGCCGCGTCGCCGGGCCGGAGGCGCGCCAGGCGGCAATCGTGGCGCGGGTCGGCCAGGAGGGTGCGGTGCGCATTGATGAGCTCGCCGCGGACCTGGAAGTCTCCGCGATGACTATTCACCGGGACCTTGACGCCTTGGCGCACCGGGGTCTGATCGAGCGGGTGCGCGGCGGGGCCCGGGCGATTGGCACACAGATGACGGAGCGTGACGTCGCTGTGCGGCGGTTGACCAACGTGGCCCTCAAGGCGGACCTGGCAGAGGTGGTGCTGGGGTTGGTGCATCCGGGCGAGGTGGTGGCTTTGGATGATTCCACCACGGTGGCTGCGGTGGGGTATCGGTTGGCCAGGCGTGATCCGGGGGCGGTGATTACGCATTCTTTGGAGTTGATTGTTGAGCTGGGGCGCAGTCACCCGGACTTGACGCTCATTGGGTTGGGTGGGCGTTATGTGCCGGCCACGGATTCTTTCTTGGGGCAGTCCACGTGCGCGCAGATGCGCACGCTGAGCGCGGATGTCTCTGTGGTGTCTACTACCAGCGTGCGTGGTGGGGCGTTGTATCACCCGGATGAGGATGCCGCGTTGACTAAGCGTTCGTGTGTTGCCTTGGGGCAGCGCAAGGTGTTGGTTTTTGATTCATCGAAGTTTGATGCGCTGGGCGTTCACCGGGTGGCCGCGCTGGCGGATTTTGATGACATTGTGGTGGACTCCCAGCTCTCCCCGGCGGCGGCGAAGATGCTGCAGGCCAGTGGTGCGCGTATTCACCTCGTGGCGGCGCAGGCTCCTCCGGAACCTACTGTCGCCGGACCCATTGTGTTGTAA
- a CDS encoding RbtT/DalT/CsbX family MFS transporter, translated as MSQHSLTERLGIPRPLIWGFVGLTVFMIGDGIETNILEPFLEDDHGFSVDQAAAVVTVYGIAVAIAAFFAAALSDLWGPRKVMMLGAAVWVCFEVGFLALALTSDQRWMIFLFYGLRGFGYPFFAYGFLVWITATASPRNLASGVGWFYVAFSAGLPTLGALVATVSLNRFHLTYYETLWLSLVVVSIGALIAFVGVRERIGRGPLVEDSSDVTATLARGFKLLATDRRARFVTYIRTINSMPTYAMAIFFPPYFAEVLHWPRAWFLLLTTVIYAVNLPFNPIFGRVGDRFGWWRTMVWAGPVSCFFTLGLVYFTPKMALAAGASDHLAYGLTLIAGALFGVALAGYVPLSPIAVSLDPTHPGAAMSTYNLGVGAAVAAGPLLVYVFHPLLGPTGLILIMMGLFVLAGMMCLAFKGLQPGFDGVPPLTNEHAEAAPQALNPDAATAASASTRSS; from the coding sequence GTGTCCCAGCATTCCTTGACCGAGCGCCTCGGCATCCCCAGACCACTGATCTGGGGATTCGTGGGCCTGACGGTCTTCATGATCGGCGACGGCATTGAGACCAACATCCTGGAGCCTTTCCTTGAAGACGATCACGGCTTCAGCGTGGACCAGGCCGCCGCCGTGGTCACTGTCTACGGCATCGCCGTCGCCATCGCCGCCTTCTTCGCCGCCGCACTGTCTGACCTGTGGGGGCCGCGCAAAGTAATGATGCTCGGCGCCGCCGTGTGGGTCTGCTTTGAGGTCGGTTTCCTGGCCCTGGCGCTGACCTCCGATCAACGGTGGATGATCTTCTTGTTCTACGGCCTGCGGGGATTTGGCTACCCGTTCTTTGCCTACGGCTTCCTGGTGTGGATTACCGCCACGGCCTCGCCGCGCAACCTGGCCAGTGGCGTGGGCTGGTTCTACGTGGCCTTTTCTGCGGGCTTGCCCACGCTCGGCGCGCTGGTGGCCACCGTCTCCCTCAACCGCTTCCACCTGACCTATTACGAGACGCTGTGGTTGTCCCTGGTGGTGGTCTCCATCGGCGCACTCATCGCCTTTGTTGGGGTGCGCGAGCGCATCGGGCGCGGCCCGCTGGTGGAGGATTCCAGCGACGTCACCGCCACCCTCGCACGCGGTTTCAAGCTGCTGGCCACCGATCGGCGCGCCCGCTTTGTCACCTACATCCGCACCATCAACTCCATGCCCACCTACGCCATGGCGATCTTCTTCCCGCCCTACTTCGCGGAGGTCCTGCACTGGCCGCGCGCCTGGTTCCTCCTGCTGACCACGGTCATCTACGCGGTGAATCTGCCGTTCAACCCCATCTTTGGGCGCGTCGGCGACCGCTTCGGCTGGTGGCGCACGATGGTGTGGGCGGGCCCGGTGAGCTGCTTTTTCACGTTGGGTCTGGTCTATTTCACCCCAAAGATGGCCTTGGCCGCGGGGGCTTCAGACCACCTGGCCTACGGGCTGACCTTGATTGCCGGCGCACTGTTCGGCGTGGCACTGGCTGGATATGTGCCGCTTTCTCCCATCGCGGTGTCGCTGGATCCCACCCACCCGGGCGCGGCGATGTCTACCTACAACCTGGGTGTGGGGGCGGCCGTCGCGGCGGGTCCCCTGCTGGTCTACGTCTTCCATCCGCTGCTGGGGCCCACCGGGCTGATCCTGATCATGATGGGGCTTTTTGTCCTCGCCGGCATGATGTGCCTGGCATTCAAGGGTTTGCAGCCCGGCTTCGATGGGGTGCCGCCGCTGACCAACGAGCATGCCGAGGCCGCCCCGCAGGCTCTCAACCCCGACGCTGCCACGGCAGCATCTGCTTCCACACGTTCATCCTAA
- a CDS encoding polynucleotide kinase-phosphatase encodes MSILRIPDPSLVVLIGASGAGKSTFARTHFGPFDTVSSDFCRGVVSNDPNDQEATAQAFDLLFDVAARRLDAGLLTVVDATSISPEDRSALVTLAKRHHQLPVAIVLDVGLAELRRRHAARADRDFPASVIDRQHRTLQRGLAHLRKEGFRGVHVLHGPEEITQVRIERTPLRSDRRDEHGPFDIIGDVHGCLDELRSLLDALGYRIDPTGHDAAHPEGRRAVFVGDLVDRGPDSLGVLRLVLGMVHAGHALAVPGNHDAKLVRALGGANVTRNHGLDATMRQLETQASHSEREDIRTSLDQLVAHLVLDDGALVIAHAGLPEHLHNKASGAVREHALYGATTGEVDRYGLPVREDWAADYRGRAAVIYGHTPVADARWVNNTLCIDTGCVFGGSLTALRYPEREIVQVPARRTYADPVRPLANPDARATDLRISDVTGPLRLNTPRAGRITISAQRTAAALETLSRFALPPHLLPYLPPTMAPAPTATQDGFLEHPAPALAYYADRGLEVVCQEKHMGSRAVAYLHTDPQRCYLYTRTGRAFFDQPDIPQALGAAATDLLRALDSEWVLLDGEILPWNLKAQGLIDTLYAPLSAAGHADLSAAAQALTHARRRGVPVPDLDTTLATRLDNLSRFDHTWRTYVTDPSNIRFAPFQILASAGHTHHHRPHSWHLEHIQLLCDAPGNLYHPTQHRHANPHDPEAVTAITDWWLKLTAAGAEGIVIKPETNAHAPAGTQPGLKVRGRDYLRMIYGPDYLDPARLTALRNRNLAPKRTAALREYALGLDGLDKWVAHAPFYQVHQRALAVLALESEGLDPRL; translated from the coding sequence GTGAGTATTCTGCGGATTCCGGACCCCAGCCTGGTGGTCCTCATCGGCGCGTCTGGCGCCGGAAAGTCGACTTTTGCGCGCACGCATTTTGGGCCCTTTGACACGGTTTCTTCTGACTTCTGCCGCGGGGTGGTGTCCAATGATCCCAATGATCAGGAGGCGACGGCGCAGGCTTTTGATCTGCTTTTCGACGTCGCCGCGCGCCGCCTCGATGCTGGACTGCTCACCGTGGTGGACGCGACGTCGATAAGCCCCGAAGACCGGTCGGCGCTGGTCACCCTGGCCAAGCGGCACCACCAGCTTCCGGTGGCCATTGTCCTCGACGTTGGCCTTGCGGAGCTGCGCCGCCGCCACGCTGCACGCGCCGACCGTGATTTTCCCGCCAGCGTCATCGACCGCCAGCACCGAACGTTGCAGCGGGGGCTGGCGCACCTGCGCAAGGAGGGCTTTCGCGGGGTGCACGTGCTGCACGGGCCGGAGGAGATTACCCAGGTGCGCATCGAGCGCACCCCGCTGCGCAGCGACCGGCGCGACGAGCACGGCCCCTTTGACATCATCGGCGACGTCCACGGCTGCCTCGACGAACTGCGCAGCCTCCTCGACGCGCTGGGCTACCGGATCGATCCCACCGGCCACGACGCCGCCCACCCCGAAGGACGCCGGGCGGTATTCGTCGGCGACCTCGTCGACCGCGGGCCGGACTCGCTGGGGGTGCTGCGGCTTGTGCTGGGCATGGTGCACGCCGGACACGCCCTCGCCGTGCCCGGCAACCATGACGCCAAGCTGGTGCGCGCACTCGGCGGGGCGAACGTCACCCGCAACCACGGCCTCGACGCCACCATGCGCCAGCTAGAAACCCAGGCCAGCCACTCGGAGCGCGAGGACATCCGCACCAGCCTTGACCAGCTGGTCGCCCACCTGGTCCTCGACGACGGCGCCCTGGTCATCGCCCACGCCGGGCTGCCCGAACACCTGCACAACAAGGCCAGCGGCGCGGTGCGCGAACACGCCCTCTACGGGGCAACCACCGGCGAGGTCGACCGCTACGGGCTGCCCGTGCGCGAAGACTGGGCCGCCGACTACCGCGGGCGCGCCGCCGTGATCTACGGCCACACGCCCGTCGCCGACGCACGCTGGGTCAACAACACCTTGTGCATTGATACCGGCTGCGTCTTCGGCGGCAGCCTCACCGCCCTGCGCTACCCCGAACGCGAGATCGTGCAGGTCCCCGCCCGGCGCACCTACGCCGACCCCGTGCGCCCCCTGGCCAACCCCGACGCGCGCGCCACCGACCTGCGCATCAGCGACGTCACCGGTCCCCTGCGCCTGAACACTCCGCGGGCCGGGCGCATCACCATCTCCGCCCAGCGCACCGCCGCCGCACTGGAAACCCTCAGCCGCTTCGCACTGCCCCCACACCTGCTGCCCTACCTGCCACCCACCATGGCACCCGCCCCCACCGCAACCCAGGACGGGTTCCTGGAACACCCCGCCCCCGCACTGGCCTACTACGCCGACCGCGGACTGGAGGTGGTGTGCCAGGAAAAACACATGGGCTCCCGAGCCGTGGCCTACCTCCACACCGACCCGCAGCGCTGCTACCTGTACACCCGCACCGGACGGGCCTTCTTTGACCAGCCAGACATCCCCCAGGCCCTCGGCGCCGCCGCCACCGACCTGCTGCGCGCACTGGACAGCGAATGGGTCCTCCTCGACGGCGAAATCCTGCCCTGGAACCTCAAAGCACAAGGCCTCATAGACACCCTCTACGCTCCCCTATCCGCCGCAGGCCACGCCGACCTATCCGCCGCCGCCCAAGCCCTGACGCACGCCCGCCGCCGCGGCGTACCCGTACCCGACCTGGACACCACGCTGGCCACCCGCCTGGACAACCTGTCCCGCTTCGACCACACCTGGCGCACCTACGTCACCGACCCCAGCAACATCCGCTTCGCCCCCTTCCAAATCCTGGCCAGCGCCGGACACACCCACCACCACCGCCCCCACAGCTGGCACCTCGAGCACATCCAGTTGCTTTGCGACGCCCCCGGCAACCTCTACCACCCCACCCAACACCGCCACGCCAACCCCCACGACCCAGAGGCAGTCACCGCCATCACCGACTGGTGGCTCAAACTCACCGCCGCCGGGGCCGAAGGAATAGTGATCAAACCCGAAACCAACGCGCACGCCCCGGCCGGTACCCAACCAGGGCTGAAAGTCCG